One Oryza glaberrima chromosome 10, OglaRS2, whole genome shotgun sequence DNA segment encodes these proteins:
- the LOC127752603 gene encoding probable LRR receptor-like serine/threonine-protein kinase At1g74360, with translation MSTNTLGGNMQEILGKFVALKYLVLHHNDYTRSIVSSNVLRLPLLARLDLSFNQFSGELPLEVVDMKSLKYVMLLANNFSGGIPATYPPFNFVYTVMMRENCRSIWVRLLKGYGIIPICTNSSSPVRSNTISGYVQLSGNKLSGEIPSQIGAMRNLSLLHLDNNQLTGHLPPEISQLPLVVLNVSSNIISGRIITGMVMFIMANLRVRFPVDQDPNPESLSCENPKCGGGGKCGAFHMSATSSPPSGCSSSCVTGCSRLLPPRTRYSTAAGGSIHAGRTLQRLHASPPARRRGRCSGFRRCPCPLIAPRERR, from the coding sequence ATGAGCACCAACACATTAGGCGGCAACATGCAGGAGATTCTTGGCAAGTTCGTGGCGTTGAAATACCTCGTGTTGCATCACAACGACTACACCCGCAGCATCGTCTCCTCCAACGTGCTCCGGCTGCCGCTGCTCGCAAGGCTCGACCTCAGCTTCAACCagttctccggcgagctccctcTCGAGGTGGTCGACATGAAGAGCCTCAAGTATGTGATGCTCCTGGCGAATAACTTCTCCGGTGGGATTCCGGCGACCTACCCGCCGTTCAACTTTGTGTACACGGTGATGATGCGGGAGAATTGCCGCAGCATATGGGTTCGCCTTCTCAAGGGCTACGGAATCATCCCGATTTGCACCAActcctcgtcgccggtgagGTCCAACACGATCTCCGGCTACGTGCAGCTCTCCGGCAACAAGCTTTCCGGTGAGATACCTTCTCAGATCGGCGCAATGCGGAACCTCAGCTTGCTCCACCTCGACAACAACCAGCTCACGGGTCACCTGCCGCCGGAGATCAGCCAGTTGCCGCTCGTCGTGCTAAACGTCTCGAGCAACATCATCTCCGGCAGGATCATCACGGGCATGGTCATGTTCATCATGGCCAACCTGCGGGTGAGGTTTCCGGTGGACCAGGACCCGAACCCCGAGTCGCTCTCCTGCGAGAACCccaagtgcggcggcggcggcaagtgcGGCGCGTTCCATATGTCGGCTACGTCGTCACCGCCGTCCGGATGCTCGTCATCGTGCGTGACCGGGTGctcgcgcctcctcccgcctcgGACACGCTACTCCACCGCCGCAGGGGGCAGCATCCACGCCGGCCGCACACTCCAGCGCCTGCACGCCagccctcccgcccgccgccgcggccgctgctCCGGCTTTCGTCGCTGCCCCTGCCCGTTGATTGCTCCACGAGAGAGAAGGtga